A section of the Cololabis saira isolate AMF1-May2022 chromosome 16, fColSai1.1, whole genome shotgun sequence genome encodes:
- the hectd1 gene encoding E3 ubiquitin-protein ligase HECTD1 isoform X1 — protein MADVDPDTLLEWLQMGQGDERDMQLIALEQLCMLLLMSDNVDRCFETCPPRTFLPALCKIFLDESAPDNVLEVTARAITYYLDVSAECTRRIVGVDGAIKALCNRLVVVELNNRTSRDLAEQCVKVLELICTRESGAVFEAGGLNCVLSFIRDSGHLVHKDTLHSAMAVVSRLCSKMEPQDSSLETCVESLSSLLKHEDHQVSDGALRCFASLADRFTRRGVDPAPLAKHGLTEELLSRMAAAGGTVAGSSSSCKPGRPSTGATPSTPDSKLSNQVSTIVSLLSTLCRGSPLVTHDLLRSALPNSMESALGGDERCVLDTMRLVDLLLVLLFEGRKALPKSTAGSAGRIPGLRRLDSSGERSHRQLIDCIRSKDTDALIDAIDTGAFEVNFMDDVGQTLLNWASAFGTQEMVEFLCERGADVNRGQRSSSLHYAACFGRPQVAKTLLRHGANPDLRDEDGKTPLDKARERGHSEVVAILQSPGDWMCPVNKGDDKRKKDASKEEEEGSEPKGDPEMAPFYLKRLLPVFAQTFQQTMLPSIRKASLALIRKMVHYSSEVLLREVCDSETGHNLPTVLVEITATVLDQEDDDDGHLLALQIIRDLVDKGGDVFLDQLARLGVINKVSTLAGPASDDENEDEVKPEKEEEVQEDAKEIQQGKPYHWRDWSIIRGRDCLYIWSDAAALELSNGSNGWFRFILDGKLATMYSSGSPEGGSDSSESRSEFLEKLQRARSQVKPVTASQPILSSVGPTKLTVGNWSLTCLKEGEIAIHNSDGQQATILKEDLPGFVFESNRGTKHSFTAETSLGSEFVTGWTGKRGRKLKSKLEKTKQKVKSMARELYDDHFKAVESMPRGVVVTLRNISTQLESAWELHINRQCIEGENTWRDLMKTALENLIVVLKDENTISPYEMCSSGLVQALFTVLSNSVELDMKHDCKPLMERINVFKAAFSENEDNESRPAVALIRKLIAVLESIERLPLHLYDTPGSSYNLQILTRRLRFRLERAPGETALIDRTGRMLKMEPLATVESLEQYLLKMVAKQWYDFERSSFVFVRKLREGQTFTFRHQHDFDENGIIYWVGTNAKTAYEWVNPAVYGLVVVTSSEGRNLPYGRLEDILSRDSSALNCHTNDDKNAWFAVDLGLWVIPSAYTLRHARGYGRSALRNWVFQVSKDGQNWSTLYTHIDDSSLNEPGSTATWPLDPSKDEKQGWRHIRIKQMGKNASGQTHYLSLSGLELYGTVIAVCEDQLGKAVKEAEANLRRQRRLFRSQVMKYIVPGARVVRGIDWKWRDQDGNPAGEGTVTGEAHNGWIDVTWDAGGSNSYRMGAEGKFDLKLAPGYDPELAATAPSPKPVSSTVSGPASSTVGPSVTPAAIGGTTTTTSSSSSSTSSSSQQPSWSSLVKNNCPDKGGASSSSRKGSSSSVCSVASSSDISLSSSAGLTGAGGLQLERKAEGLLLDQGVGVGGVLGGGGGVGSDGHQQEPIVVLSSAAEGGSGSASSSGTITADTSAAGEEPHSPTAMAATDPATAISMGLVSVSSPDVSSVSESSSKDTHSQRPLCSAANTRLSVSSLLAAGAPMSSSASVPNLSSREASLMESFVRRAPNMSRTNATNNMNLSRSSSDNNTNTLGRNVMSTATSPLMGAQSFPNLTTTGTTSTVTMSTSIVTSGNNVATATTGLSVGQLLSNTLTTSLTSTSSESDTGQEAEFSLYDFLDSCRANTLLAELDDEEDLPEPDDDDDENEDDNQEDQEYEEVLVQFKYINKRNETEYKPYTEGKEDKSRGCHEEEEEYETKGGRRRTWDDDFVLKRQFSALVPAFDPRPGRTNVQQTTDLEIPPPGTPRSEVREEVECAPSPHLALTLKVAGLGTTREVELPLSNYKLTIFYYVQRLLQLSCNGSVKTDKLRRIWEPTYTIMYRELKDTEKEKESGKMELFENGVSLGGRSGGLSPSSVSGNQSSEILGWAKEAVQAKAGCSQNACGVEDVLQLLRILYVIGRDSASSSRTLQEDIDELQFNAPLEEFTSKKITTKILQQIEEPLALASGALPDWCEQLTSKCPFLIPFETRQLYFTCTAFGASRAIVWLQNRREATMERSRTSTTVRRDDPGEFRVGRLKHERVKVPRGEAMMEWAESVMQLHADRKSVLEVEFQGEEGTGLGPTLEFYALVAAEFQRTALGIWLCDDDFPDDESRQVDLGGGLKPPGYYVQRSCGLFPAPFPQDSEELERNTKLFHFLGVFLAKCIQDNRLVDLPVSQPFFKLLCMGDIKSNMSKLLYQSRGSPQGHVSERHLQPFLLLSEMQSEASTEESQETYSVGSLDEDSKSEFIMDPPKPKPPAWYHGILTWDDFKLVNPHRAGFLKEVKELAVKRRQVLASKSLSEDDKNTRLQDLMLRNPLGSGPPLSIEDLGLNFQFCPSSKVHGFFAVDLKPNGDDEMVTMENVEEYVELMFDFCMHNGIQKQMVAFREGFNRVFPMEKLSSFSHKEVQMILCGNQSPSWTSDDIINYTEPKLGYTRDSPGFLRFVRVLCGMSSDERKAFLQFTTGCSTLPPGGLANLHPRLTIVRKVDATDSSYPSVNTCVHYLKLPEYSSEDIMRERLLAATMEKGFHLN, from the exons ATGGCAGACGTGGACCCAGACACCTTGCTGGAGTGGCTGCAGATGGGCCAGGGTGATGAGCGTGACATGCAGCTTATCGCTCTCGAGCAGCTCTGCATGCTGCTGCTCATGTCAGACAACGTCGACCGCTGCTTCGAGAC GTGCCCTCCTCGGACCTTCCTCCCAGCACTCTGTAAGATCTTCCTGGATGAGAGCGCTCCAGATAATGTGCTGGAGGTTACGGCCCGGGCCATCACCTACTACCTGGACGTGTCTGCAGAGTGTACCCGCAGGATTGTGGGGGTGGATGGAGCGATCAAGGCACTGTGCaacaggctggtggtggtggagcTTAACAACAGGACCAGCAGAGACCTGGCTGAGCAGTGTGTCAAG GTTCTGGAATTGATCTGTACCAGAGAGTCCGGCGCCGTCTTTGAGGCTGGCGGTTTGAACTGCGTGTTGAGTTTCATCAGGGACAGCGGCCACCTGGTCCACAAAGACACGCTCCACTCTGCCATGGCTGTGGTTTCCCGCCTTTGCAGCAAGATGGAGCCTCAAGACTCTTCCCTGGAGACCTGTGTTGAGTCTTTGTCCAGTCTCCTTAAACATGAGGACCACCAG GTGTCTGATGGGGCTCTGCGCTGCTTCGCCTCATTGGCTGATCGGTTCACTCGACGAGGCGTTGACCCTGCACCTTTAGCCAAGCACGGCCTGACGGAGGAACTTCTGTCCCGCATGGCGGCTGCTGGGGGGACGGTGGCAGGCTCTTCCTCCTCATGTAAGCCGGGCCGGCCCTCCACGGGTGCCACCCCCTCCACCCCTGACTCCAAACTGAGCAACCAAGTGTCCACCATCGTCAGCCTGCTTTCCACGCTGTGCAGGGGGTCTCCTCTGGTTACGCAT GATTTGTTACGCTCAGCTCTACCCAACTCAATGGAGTCTGCTCTGGGAGGGGATGAGCGCTGTGTGCTGGACACCATGCGGCTGGTGGATCTCTTGCTGGTGCTCCTGTTCGAAGGGCGGAAGGCGCTGCCCAAGTCCACTGCAGGTTCAGCAGGTCGGATTCCCGGGCTGCGACGTCTGGACAGCTCAGGGGAGAGGTCACACCGACAGCTCATCGACTGTATCCGCAGCAAAGACACCGATGCACTGATAGACGCCATAGACactggag CTTTTGAGGTGAACTTCATGGATGATGTGGGACAGACACTGCTCAACTGGGCTTCTGCTTTTGGAACGCAGGAAATG GTGGAGTTTCTATGTGAGAGGGGGGCAGATGTGAACAGAGGCCAGCGGTCCTCTTCCCTACACTACGCTGCCTGTTTTGGACGCCCACAAGTGGCTAAG ACTCTGCTGAGGCATGGAGCCAACCCAGACCTGAGAGACGAGGATGGAAAGACTCCTCTGGACAAAGCCAGGGAGAGGGGACACAGTGAGGTAGTGGCGATACTGCAGTCACCAG GAGACTGGATGTGTCCGGTGAACAAGGGCGATGACAAGAGGAAGAAAGATGCCagcaaggaggaggaagagggcaGTGAGCCCAAAGGAGACCCAGAAATGGCTCCCTTCTACCTGAAGAGACTTCTTCCTGTTTTTGCACAAACCTTTCAGCAAACCATGCTGCCTTCGATTAG GAAAGCCAGCCTTGCTCTGATTAGAAAGATGGTCCACTACAGCAGTGAAGTCCTGCTGAGGGAGGTGTGTGACAGCGAGACGGGACATAACCTGCCTACGGTTCTGGTGGAGATCACTGCTACTGTCCTTGACCAGGAG GACGATGATGATGGTCATCTCCTGGCTCTGCAGATCATCAGGGATCTGGTGGATAAAGGTGGAGATGTCTTCCTCGACCAGCTGGCCCGACTGGGTGTCATCAACAAGGTGTCGACTCTGGCTGGACCGGCGTCTGATGACGAGAATGAGGATGAAGTAAAGCCTGAAAAG gaggaggaggtgcaGGAAGATGCTAAGGAGATCCAGCAAGGGAAGCCGTACCACTGGAGGGACTGGTCCATCATCAGAGGCAGGGACTGTCTCTACATTTGGTCGGATGCTGCTGCCCTCGAGCTCTCCAACGGCTCCAACGGCTGGTTCAGGTTCATCCTGGATGGAAAGCTGGCCACCATGTACTCCAGCGGGAGTCCAGAGGGGGGTTCGGACAGCTCAG AGTCTCGCAGCGAATTCCTGGAGAAGCTGCAGCGAGCGAGGAGCCAGGTGAAACCAGTGACAGCCAGCCAGCCCATCCTCTCCAGTGTTGGTCCCACTAAGCTGACAGTGGGGAACTGGTCCCTCACCTGTCTGAAAGAGGGAGAAATCGCCATCCATAACTCTGACGGGCAGCAGGCCACCATCCTGAAGGAGGACCTGCCTGGCTTTGTGTTCGAGTCAAACCGAGGAACTAAACACTCGTTCACGGCTGAGACGTCTCTGG GCTCTGAGTTTGTGACGGGCTGGACGGGGAAGCGAGGCAGGAAGCTGAAGTCAAAACTGGAGAAGACGAAGCAGAAGGTGAAGAGCATGGCCAGGGAGCTGTACGATGACCACTTCAAAGCTGTGGAGAGCATGCCCAGAGGCGTGGTGGTGACCCTGAGGAACATCTCTACTCAGCTGGAGTCTGCCTGGGAGCTTCACATTAATAGACAG TGTATCGAAGGAGAGAACACATGGAGAGACCTGATGAAAACGGCTCTGGAGAACCTGATCGTAGTTTTGAAGGATGAAAACACAATTTCTCCATATGAAATGTGCAGCAGTGGCCTGGTCCAGGCTCTATTTACCGTCCTCAGCAAC AGTGTGGAGCTGGACATGAAGCATGATTGTAAACCTTTAATGGAAAGGATCAACGTCTTTAAGGCTGCTTTCAGTGAAAACGAAGATAACGAAAG CCGACCTgctgttgccttaatccgaaaGCTGATAGCAGTGCTGGAGTCGATAGAGCGTCTTCCCTTGCACCTGTACGACACTCCAGGTTCCTCTTACAACCTGCAG ATCTTGACGAGGAGGCTGCGGTTCCGGTTGGAGCGAGCACCGGGGGAGACAGCTCTGATCGACCGGACGGGTCGCATGTTAAAGATGGAGCCTCTGGCCACGGTGGAGTCTCTGGAGCAGTACCTGCTGAAAATG GTGGCCAAGCAGTGGTACGACTTTGAGCGCTCCtcatttgtttttgtgaggAAGCTGAGAGAAGGACAGACTTTCACATTCAGACACCAACACGACTTCGATGAGAACGGCATCATCTACTGGGTTGGAACCAATGCCAA GACCGCCTACGAGTGGGTTAATCCTGCGGTGTATGGGCTTGTGGTAGTGACATCATCAGAGGGGCGTAACCTTCCCTACGGGCGTCTGGAGGACATTCTGAGTCGGGATAGCTCCGCCCTCAACTGCCACACCAACGATGACAAAAATGCATGGTTCGCTGTCGACCTCGGCCTCTGGGTCATTCCCTCAGCATACACTCTGAGACACGCCAG AGGTTACGGGCGGTCAGCATTGAGGAACTGGGTCTTTCAGGTGTCGAAGGACGGTCAGAACTGGTCCACACTCTACACCCACATAGATGACAGCAGCCTCAACGAACCAGG GTCGACGGCCACATGGCCTCTGGACCCCTCCAAAGACGAGAAGCAGGGCTGGAGacacatccggatcaaacagatGGGGAAGAATGCCAGCGGTCAGACACATTACCTGTCCCTGTCAGGACTGGAGCTATACGGCACCGTCATCGCCGTCTGTGAGGACCAACTGG GTAAAGCTGTGAAAGAGGCAGAGGCAAACCTTCGCCGCCAACGGCGTCTGTTCCGCTCCCAAGTAATGAAGTACATCGTCCCGGGAGCACGGGTTGTTCGTGGTATTGACTGGAAGTGGCGGGACCAGGATGGAAACCCGGCTGGAGAGGGCACTGTCACTGGGGAGGCTCACAACG GCTGGATTGATGTAACCTGGGATGCTGGCGGCTCTAACTCTTACCGTATGGGCGCTGAAGGGAAGTTTGACCTCAAGCTTGCTCCAGGGTACGACCCTGAGTTGGCTGCCACAGCGCCATCACCCAAACCTGTCTCATCCACTGTTTCAGGTCCCGCCTCCTCCACGGTGGGACCCTCTGTGACACCCGCGGCCATTGGCggaaccaccaccaccacgtcATCCTCGTCATCATCCACCTCATCGTCCTCGCAGCAGCCTTCATGGAGCAGCTTGGTGAAAAATAACTGTCCCGACAAAGGCGGggccagctcctccagcaggaagggcagcagcagctccgtctGCAGCGTCGCCTCCTCCTCGGATATCAGTCTGAGTTCGTCCGCTGGACTGACTGGGGCAGGGGGCCTGCAGCTGGAGAGGAAGGCTGAGGGGCTGCTGCTGGATCAGGGTGTCGGGGTGGGAGGAGtactgggaggaggaggaggagttggTTCTGATGGACATCAGCAGGAGCCAATTGTTGTTCTGTCCTCGGCGGCAGAAGGAGGATCCGGTTCAGCTTCCAGCTCTGGTACAATCACCGCGGACACATCCGCAGCCGGAGAAGAACCCCACTCACCCACGGCGATGGCTGCCACCGACCCAGCAACCGCCATCTCCATGGGGCTGGTGAGCGTCAGCTCCCCGGATGTGAGCTCGGTGTCCGAGTCATCCAGCAAGGATACGCACTCTCAGAGGCCGCTGTGCTCGGCAGCCAACACGCGGCTGTCCGTCAGCTCCCTGCTGGCTGCCGGCGCTCCCATGAGCTCCAGCGCCAGTGTGCCCAACCTTTCTTCCAGAGAGGCCAGCCTCATGGAGTCCTTCGTCCGCCGGGCACCCAACATGTCTCGCACCAATGCCACCAACAACATGAACCTGAGCCGCAGTAGCAGCGACAACAACACCAACACACTGGGCAGGAACGTCATGAGCACAGCCA ctTCTCCTCTCATGGGTGCTCAGAGCTTTCCTAATCTCACCACCACTGGTACCACCTCCACCGTAACCATGTCAACTTCCATAGTAACCAGTGGCAATAATGTAGCCACAGCTACCACGGGTCTGTCAGTGGGCCAGTTGCTAAGCAACACCCTGACGACCAGCCTGACATCCACGTCCAGTGAGAGCGACACAGGACAGGAGGCGGAGTTTTCTCTCTATG ACTTCCTGGACAGTTGCCGTGCCAACACGCTGCTGGCTGAGCTGGATGATGAGGAAGACCTTCCAGAGCCTGATGACGACGACGATGAGAATGAAGATGACAATCAGGAGGATCAGGAGTATGAAGAGGTCTTG GTGCAGTTTAAATATATCAATAAAAGAAATGAGACAGAATACAAGCCATATACGGAAGGCAAGGAAGATAAGAGTCGTGGATGTCATGAG gaggaggaggagtacgAGACCAAGGGAGGACGCAGGAGGACCTGGGACGATGATTTTGTCCTGAAGAGGCAGTTCTCTGCTCTGGTTCCCGCCTTCGACCCCCGCCCAGGAAGGACTAACGTCCAGCAGACCACGGACCTGGAGATCCCCCCACCAG GGACGCCTCGGTCGGAGGTTCGGGAAGAGGTGGAGTGTGCCCCGTCTCCTCACCTGGCTCTCACTCTAAAG GTGGCAGGGCTCGGCACAACCCGGGAAGTGGAACTTCCTCTGTCCAACTACAAGTTGACCATCTTCTACTACGTTCAGCGGCTCCTGCAGCTCTCCTGCAACGGATCTGTGAAGACGGACAAACTGCGGCGCATCTGGGAGCCTACGTACAC GATCATGTACCGGGAGCTCAAAGACACCGAAAAAGAGAAGGAGAGTGGGAAGATG gAGTTGTTTGAAAACGGCGTCAGTCTTGGGGGTCGTTCTGGCGGTCTGAGCCCGAGCTCGGTTTCAGGCAATCAGAGCAGTGAGATCCTGGGATGGGCGAAGGAGGCGGTGCAGGCCAAAGCCGGCTGCAGCCAGAACGCCTGCGGGGTGGAGGacgtcctgcagctgctgcgcaTCCTCTATGTCATCGGACGAGACTCTGCCTCCAGTTCACGAACGCTGCAGGAAG ATATTGATGAGCTGCAGTTCAATGCGCCGCTAGAAGAGTTCACCAGCAAGAAGATCACCACCAAGATTCTGCAGCAGATCGAG GAGCCTCTGGCCCTGGCCAGCGGAGCGCTGCCGGACTGGTGCGAGCAGCTCACCTCCAAGTGTCCTTTCCTCATCCCCTTTGAGACCAGACAGCTGTATTTCACCTGCACTGCCTTCGGGGCCTCCAG GGCAATCGTGTGGCTGCAGAACCGGCGGGAGGCCACCATGGAGCGCTCCCGGACCTCCACCACGGTGCGGCGGGATGATCCCGGGGAGTTCAGGGTGGGTCGGCTCAAACACGAGCGGGTCAAGGTTCCCAGAGGAGAAGCCATGATGGAGTGGGCAGAATCAGTCATGCAGCTCCACGCCGACCGGAAGTCCGTGCTGGAG GTGGAGTTCCAGGGAGAGGAGGGGACCGGTCTGGGCCCAACTCTGGAGTTTTACGCTCTGGTGGCTGCAGAGTTTCAGAGAACGGCTCTGGGTATCTGGCTGTGTGACGACGACTTCCCTGACGATGAGTCGCGACAG GTGGATCTGGGTGGAGGCCTGAAGCCTCCTGGTTACTACGTCCAGCGTTCCTGTGGACTGTTTCCGGCTCCATTCCCTCAGGACAGCGAGGAGCTGGAGCGAAATACCAAACTTTTCCACTTCCTGGGAGTTTTTCTGGCCAAGTGCATCCAGGACAACCGGCTGGTGGACCTGCCGGTCTCTCAGCCTTTCTTCAAGCTGCTCTGCATGGGGGACATCAAGTCCAACATGAGCAAGCTGCTGTACCAGTCTCGCGGCTCGCCACAAGGTCACGTCTCGGAGCGGCACCTGCAGCCCTTCCTGCTGCTGTCGGAGATGCAGTCGGAGGCGTCCACCGAGGAAAGCCAGGAGACCTACTCGGTGGGCAGCTTGGACGAGGACTCAAAGTCTGAATTCATCATGGACCCACCAAAGCCCAAACCGCCCGCCTGGTACCATGGCATCCTGACCTGGGATGACTTCAAGCTGGTCAACCCACACAG AGCTGGATTCCTGAAGGAGGTGAAGGAGCTGGCGGTGAAAAGGAGACAGGTTTTAGCAAGTAAGAGTTTGTCAGAGGATGATAAGAACACTCGGCTGCAGGACCTGATGCTGAGGAACCCGCTGGGCTCCGGACCTCCACTCAGCATTGAGGACCTTGG GTTAAACTTCCAGTTCTGTCCGTCCTCCAAGGTTCACGGATTCTTTGCAGTGGATCTGAAACCCAACGGAGATGACGAG ATGGTGACCATGGAGAACGTAGAAGAATACGTGGAGCTGATGTTCGACTTCTGTATGCACAATGGCATCCAGAAGCAGATGGTGGCCTTTAGAG AGGGGTTCAATCGTGTCTTTCCAATGGAGAAGTTGAGCTCCTTCAGTCATAAAGAGGTACAGATGATCCTCTGTGGCAACCAGTCACCTTCTTGGACTTCTGATGACATCATCAACTACACTGAACCAAAGCTCGGATACACCAGAGACAG CCCTGGGTTCCTGCGCTTTGTCAGGGTGTTGTGTGGGATGTCATCCGATGAGAGAAAAGCTTTCCTGCAGTTCACCACCGGCTGCTCCACACTGCCCCCCGGCGGCCTGGCCAACCTGCACCCGCGCCTCACCATCGTCAGGAAG GTGGACGCCACAGACTCCAGCTACCCGTCAGTCAACACGTGCGTCCACTATCTGAAGCTGCCTGAGTATTCATCTGAAGACATCATGAGGGAGCGTCTGTTAGCCGCCACCATGGAGAAGGGCTTCCACCTCAACTGA